In Rattus rattus isolate New Zealand chromosome 3, Rrattus_CSIRO_v1, whole genome shotgun sequence, one genomic interval encodes:
- the LOC116895749 gene encoding endogenous retrovirus group K member 7 Pro protein-like, with product MLFLPSLHKRFPAENSRGDRGLGSTGSRFAFISLELGDRPMLTLTVEGRSFLGLLDTGADRSIISAHDWPPRWPTQTSSQALRGLGYEMAPLMSSKELTWRDTEGRSGKITPYVIDIPVTLWGRDVLVELNMILTNDYSPQVQDMMEKMGYVPRKGLGKNLQGRVDLVWSKQKHDRTGLGFS from the coding sequence ATGCTGTTTCTGCCCAGCTTACATAAGCGCTTTCCTGCTGAAAATAGTAGAGGGGATAGGGGCTTGGGATCTACAGGTTCCCGATTTGCCTTTATCTCATTGGAACTGGGTGATCGTCCAATGTTAACATTGACTGTGGAGGGACGTTCATTCCTTGGTCTATTGGATACTGGAGCAGATCGTAGTATCATCTCTGCTCATGACTGGCCACCCAGATGGCCTACACAAACATCATCTCAGGCCCTGCGTGGTCTAGGGTACGAAATGGCTCCTTTAATGAGCTCCAAAGAATTGACATggagagacacagaaggaagatCAGGAAAGATTACTCCCTATGTTATAGACATACCAGTAACGCTGTGGGGTAGAGATGTTTTGGTAGAGCTGAACATGATACTGACAAATGATTATTCCCCACAAGTCCAAGATATGATGGAAAAAATGGGCTACGTGCCTAGAAAGGGTCTGGGAAAGAACTTACAAGGACGAGTTGACCTAGTATGGTCAAAACAGAAACATGACAGAACGggtctgggtttttcctag